One window of Quercus robur chromosome 12, dhQueRobu3.1, whole genome shotgun sequence genomic DNA carries:
- the LOC126708957 gene encoding protein STAY-GREEN homolog, chloroplastic-like, which yields MGTLTAAPVLPSKLKQSSLFEQQSSLFLYRRSRPKQKNLTIVPVARLFGPSIFEASKLKVLFLGVDEKKHPGKLPRTYTLTHSDITSKLTLAISQTINNSQLQGWYNRLQRDEVVAEWKKVKEKMSLHVHCHISGGHFLLDLFARLRFFIFYKELPVVLKAFFHGDGNLFNHHPELQDALVWVYFHSNVPEFNKVECWGPLKEAAAPTSGVHKEEILPNPSSNWELLPEPCQEDCECCFPPFSLITRSQEFPYPSELGFGTQIEESFRQKTRES from the exons atgggCACTTTGACTGCTGCTCCTGTGCTTCCATCGAAGCTAAAACAATCTTCACTCTTTGAGCAGcaaagctctctctttctttatagAAGATCTAGGCCCAAGCAAAAGAACCTTACTATTGTTCCT GTAGCGAGGTTGTTTGGGCCTTCGATATTTGAAGCTTCAAAGCTGAAGGTACTGTTTTTAGGAGTGgatgaaaagaaacatccaGGGAAGCTTCCAAGGACCTATACGCTTACACATAGTGATATAACTTCTAAGCTCACTTTGGCTATCTCACAGACAATAAACAACTCTCAG TTGCAAGGGTGGTACAATAGATTGCAAAGAGATGAAGTGGTGGCAGAGTGGAAGAAAGTAAAGGAAAAGATGTCTCTTCATGTTCATTGTCATATAAGTGGAggccattttcttttggatttgttTGCTAGACTAAGATTCTTCATCTTCTACAAAGAACTCCCTGTG GTTTTGAAGGCCTTTTTTCATGGAGATGGAAATTTGTTCAACCACCACCCGGAATTGCAGGACGCTTTGGTTTGGGTTTACTTTCACTCCAACGTCCCGGAATTCAACAAAGTCGAATGCTGGGGCCCACTCAAGGAAGCTGCAGCACCTACCAGTGGGGTCCATAAGGAAGAGATTCTACCAAACCCATCAAGCAATTGGGAATTATTACCAGAGCCATGCCAAGAAGATTGTGAATGTTGCTTTCCACCCTTTAGCCTGATCACACGGTCACAAGAGTTTCCTTATCCGAGTGAACTTGGTTTTGGGACCCAAATCGAAGAGAGCTTTCGGCAAAAAACCCGAGAGAGCTAA